In Musa acuminata AAA Group cultivar baxijiao chromosome BXJ2-8, Cavendish_Baxijiao_AAA, whole genome shotgun sequence, one genomic interval encodes:
- the LOC135619870 gene encoding serine/threonine-protein phosphatase 2A 65 kDa regulatory subunit A beta isoform-like, translated as MAATDEPLYPIAVLIDELKNEDIQLRLNSIRKLSTIARALGEERTRKELIPFLSENNDDDDEVLLAMAEELGVFIPYVGGVGYAHVLLPPLETLCTVEETCVRDKAVESLCRIGAQMKESDLVGWFAPLVKRLATGEWFTSRVSSCGLFHIAYPSAPDQLKVELRSIYGQLCQDDTPMVRRAAASNLGKFAATVEPSHLKTDIMSMFEDLTQDDQDSVRLLAVEGCAALGKLLESQECIAHILPVIVNFSQDKSWRVRYMVANQLYELCEAVGPEATRIDLVPAYVRLLRDNEAEVRIAAAGKVTKFCQILSPELAIQHIIPCVKELSSDSSQHVRSALASVIMGMAPILGKDATIEQLLPIFLSLLKDEFPDVRLNIISKLDQVNQVIGIDLLSQSLLPAIVELAEDRHWRVRLAIIEYIPLLASQLGVGFFDDKLGSLCMQWLEDKVFSIREAAANNLKRLAEEFGPEWAMQHIIPQVLEKINNPHYLYRMTILQAISLLAPVMGADITCQKLLPVVISLSKDRVPNIKFNVAKVLQSLVPIVGQSGVEATIRPCLVELSEDPDVDVRYFAGQALQACDQVMVSG; from the exons ATGGCTGCAACTGATGAGCCGCTGTACCCAATAGCTGTGCTGATAGATGAATTAAAGAATGAAGATATTCAACTACGGCTAAACTCTATCCGGAAACTTTCTACTATTGCACGGGCACTTGGCGAGGAGAGGACCAGAAAAGAATTAATTCCATTTCTTAGTgaaaacaatgatgatgatgatgaagttcTTCTCGCAATGGCAGAAGAGTTGGGTGTGTTCATTCCATATGTTGGTGGTGTGGGCTATGCTCATGTTTTGCTTCCTCCACTAGAGACATTGTGTACTGTAGAGGAAACTTGTGTTAGAGACAAGGCTGTTGAGTCACTTTGTCGTATTGGAGCGCAAATGAAGGAAAGCGATTTGGTGGGTTGGTTTGCCCCTTTGGTAAAG AGGCTAGCAACTGGTGAGTGGTTTACTTCTCGGGTTTCCTCGTGTGGTCTCTTTCATATTGCTTACCCGAGTGCACCAGATCAGTTGAAGGTTGAACTAAGGTCCATATATGGTCAGCTGTGCCAAGACGACACGCCTATGGTGAGAAGAGCTGCTGCATCAAATTTAGGCAAATTTGCTGCTACTGTTGAACCAAGCCATTTGAAGACTGACATCATGTCAATGTTTGAGGATCTAACACAAGATG ATCAAGATTCTGTGCGCCTGTTGGCTGTTGAGGGTTGTGCAGCACTTGGAAAATTGCTGGAATCCCAGGAATGCATTGCACATATCCTTCCAGTCATTGTCAATTTCTCACAG GATAAATCATGGCGTGTCCGCTATATGGTTGCGAATCAATTATATGAGCTTTGTGAGGCTGTTGGCCCTGAAGCTACCAG GATTGATCTTGTACCAGCATATGTTCGGCTTCTTCGTGATAATGAGGCTGAAGTGCGCATAGCAGCTGCCGGGAAGGTGACAAAATTTTGTCAGATTTTAAGTCCAGAACTTGCAATTCAGCATATTATTCCATGTGTAAAG GAATTGTCATCAGATTCTTCACAGCATGTTCGCTCAGCTTTAGCTTCAGTAATTATGGGGATGGCACCGATCTTAGGAAAG GATGCAACTATTGAACAACTTCTTCcaatttttctttcccttttaaAAGATGAGTTTCCAGATGTCCGGCTCAATATAATCAGCAAACTAGATCAAGTAAATCAG GTTATTGGAATTGATTTGCTGTCGCAATCTCTGTTACCTGCCATTGTTGAGCTTGCAGAGGATAGACATTGGCGAGTTCGGCTCGCCATAATTGAATATATCCCTTTGCTGGCAAGTCAATTAGGTGTTGGATTTTTTGATGATAAACTTGGTTCTCTTTGCATGCAATGGTTGGAAGATAAG GTCTTCTCCATAAGAGAAGCAGCTGCTAACAACTTGAAACGCCTTGCAGAAGAGTTTGGCCCAGAATGGGCAATGCAGCACATAATTCCACAG GTGCTGGAGAAGATCAATAATCCACATTACTTGTATCGTATGACCATTCTACAAGCGATTTCTCTGCTGGCCCCTGTCATGGGTGCCGACATCACATGCCAAAAGCTATTGCCCGTAGTAATTTCTTTATCGAAGGACAG GGTGCCCAACATCAAGTTCAATGTCGCAAAGGTTTTGCAGTCACTTGTACCCATCGTTGGCCAATCT GGGGTGGAGGCAACAATTCGTCCGTGTCTGGTCGAGCTCAGTGAGGATCCAGATGTGGATGTCAGATACTTCGCAGGCCAAGCACTACAGGCGTGCGACCAGGTTATGGTATCAGGCTAG